Proteins encoded within one genomic window of Pygocentrus nattereri isolate fPygNat1 chromosome 9, fPygNat1.pri, whole genome shotgun sequence:
- the naca gene encoding nascent polypeptide-associated complex subunit alpha isoform X4 produces MPGEATETVPVTEQEMQQPQVETAMPAVPAAAAPAASQPKAKGSKADSSPQASAPKPVPVGRRKRSSLSASSSSPTSPKSASGPRATPPRSPLASHSADCAGAGKAETTAPKVVKAGKQAKPKKGDAFKLAEPQQVAPASPAPEPVAVPETAKPAASPVATSTSLSPSVENAAPASPKVAVPIPVQVKSAKGASPAPASPKVAVPIPVQVKSAKGASPAPASPKVAVPIPVQVKSAKGASPAPASPKSAAPTPVEAKPMKGASPAPASPKAAAPTPVEAKLARGAPPAPASPKAAAPTPAEVKPAKGAPASPKAAVPTPVEAKPAKGAPPAPTSPKAAAPTPVEAKPAKGAPPAAASPKAAAPTPVEAKPAKGAPPTPASPKVDVPVTVEANQVKGASVAPTAPKVAASAPVEAKPVEGAPAPKSNAAVSPVAFKVASKPNAPAPKSYSEVVACSPPKVPDVPKAVSEAQKVSETPKTVPATVPETVKVAEVPVAPAAASKAKAEAPKKKPEVTPAVVAVPPPQVPPAQDEDDDLPPLIPPEKPLTMPVFQPQPVAAAPPKVAPVITSVAPPAAPTAASKAPTTATKVQPAPAPTAVKTPSKPEPAIKNDKGSGTESDSDESVPELEEQDSAQTQQAQLAAAAEIDEEPVSKAKQSRSEKKARKAMSKLGLRQVTGVTRVTIRKSKNILFVITKPDVYKSPASDTYIVFGEAKIEDLSQQAQLAAAEKFKVQGEAASNIQENTQTPTVQEESEEEEVDETGVEVKDIELVMSQANVSRAKAVRALKNNNNDIVNAIMELTM; encoded by the exons ATGCCAGGCGAAGCCACAGAAACTGTCCCAGTGACAGAACAGGAGATGCAGCAGCCCCAAGTGGAGACGG CTATGCCAGCTGTCCCTGCTGCTGCAGCACCTGCTGCCTCCCAGCCAAAGGCTAAAGGGTCTAAGGCTGACTCCTCTCCGCAAGCTTCTGCACCTAAACCTGTGCCTGTGGGCAGAAGGAAGCGTTCCTCCCTCTCagcctcttcctcttcccccaCATCCCCAAAATCAGCTTCTGGTCCTAGAGCCACCCCACCACGTTCCCCACTTGCATCTCATTCGGCTGACTGTGCTGGTGCAGGAAaagctgagacaactgctcctAAGGTTGTAAAGGCTGGTAAACAGGCAAAACCCAAGAAAGGAGATGCTTTTAAACTTGCTGAACCTCAGCAGGTAGCCCCAGCTTCCCCTGCTCCTGAGCCTGTTGCTGTTCCAGAGACGGCTAAACCTGCTGCTAGTCCAGTGGCCACTTCAACTTCACTTTCTCCATCAGTGGAGAATGCAGCCCCTGCCTCCCCTAAAGTTGCTGTTCCAATTCCAGTACAGGTCAAGTCAGCAAAAGGTGCATCACCTGCCCCTGCCTCCCCTAAAGTTGCTGTTCCAATTCCAGTACAGGTCAAGTCAGCAAAAGGTGCATCACCTGCCCCTGCCTCCCCTAAAGTTGCTGTTCCAATTCCAGTACAGGTCAAGTCAGCAAAAGGTGCATCACCTGCCCCTGCCTCCCCTAAATCTGCTGCTCCAACTCCAGTAGAGGCAAAGCCAATGAAAGGTGCATCACCAGCCCCTGCCTCCCCTAAAGCTGCTGCTCCTACCCCAGTAGAGGCGAAGCTTGCAAGAGGTGCCCCACCTGCCCCTGCCTCCCCTAAAGCTGCTGCTCCAACCCCAGCAGAGGTGAAGCCAGCAAAAGGTGCACCTGCCTCCCCTAAAGCTGCTGTTCCAACCCCAGTAGAGGCAAAGCCAGCAAAAGGTGCCCCACCTGCCCCTACCTCCCCTAAAGCTGCTGCTCCAACCCCAGTAGAGGCAAAGCCAGCAAAAGGTGCCCCACCTGCTGCTGCCTCCCCTAAAGCTGCTGCTCCAACCCCAGTAGAGGCAAAGCCAGCAAAAGGTGCCCCACCTACCCCTGCGTCCCCTAAAGTTGATGTCCCAGTTACAGTGGAGGCAAATCAAGTGAAGGGTGCATCAGTTGCTCCAACCGCCCCAAAGGTTGCTGCCTCAGCTCCAGTGGAAGCAAAGCCAGTGGAAGGTGCTCCTGCCCCCAAATCTAATGCTGCTGTGTCCCCTGTAGCTTTTAAAGTAGCTTCTAAACCTAATGCCCCAGCACCAAAATCATATTCAGAAGTTGTGGCTTGTAGTCCTCCGAAGGTACCAGATGTACCAAAGGCAGTCTCTGAGGCTCAAAAGGTGTCTGAAACCCCCAAAACAGTCCCAGCAACTGTTCCAGAAACCGTGAAGGTTGCTGAAGTGCCTGTAGCCCCTGCTGCTGCTTCTAAGGCTAAGGCAGAGGCTCCCAAAAAGAAACCAGAGGTGACTCCTGCTGTTGTAGCAGTACCACCTCCTCAGGTCCCTCCAGCTCAAGACGAGGATGATGACCTGCCGCCACTCATTCCGCCTGAGAAACCTTTAACAATGCCTGTTTTCCAACCACAACCTGTGGCAGCAGCTCCACCTAAAGTAGCCCCTGTAATTACCTCTGTTGCACCCCCAGCTGCCCCCACTGCAGCCTCAAAAGCCCCCACTACGGCCACTAAAGTTCAGCCTGCCCCTGCCCCTACAGCAGTCAAAACCCCATCCAAACCGGAACCAGCTATCAAGAACGACAAGg gGTCCGGCACTGAATCCGACAGTGATGAGTCCGTTCCTGAACTGGAGGAGCAGGATTCTGCACAGACACAGCAGGCACAG CTTGCAGCTGCTGCTGAAATCGACGAGGAGCCTGTTAGCAAAGCCAAACAAAGCAGAAGcgaaaagaaagcaagaaag GCAATGTCCAAACTGGGCCTCAGACAAGTGACGGGAGTTACCAGGGTCACAATTCGCAAGTCTAAGAACATTCTGTTTGTCATCACCAAACCAGACGTATACAAAAGTCCCGCTTCAGACACTTACATTGTCTTTGGTGAGGCTAAG ATCGAGGACCTGTCTCAGCAAGCACAGTTGGCTGCTGCCGAGAAGTTCAAGGTCCAGGGAGAAGCAGCTTCAAACATCCAAGAAAACACACAGACGCCCACAGTACAGGAGGAGAGCGAAGAGGAGGAG GTTGATGAGACCGGGGTGGAGGTTAAGGACATTGAGCTCGTCATGTCACAAGCCAATGTGTCACGGGCAAAGGCTGTACGCGCACTGAAGAATAACAACAACGATATTGTCAATGCCATCATG GAATTGACGATGTAG
- the naca gene encoding nascent polypeptide-associated complex subunit alpha isoform X5, producing the protein MPGEATETVPVTEQEMQQPQVETAPGVVSTPACSEAAAPEITKPTPVQSAVPEASTVILETQNNAETVVCSAEEAIPTKTEMAQSNGEVVKLVAEEQAVAQAATPLDKFVSVSENSKETAGLTQEDDVQRQEDDVQRQADDVEDLKETLVEPEAQEAGKPATETAGPAQEDAVQGQADDVEDLKETLVEPEAQEPEKLATEPAGPAQEDAVQGQADDVEDLKETLVEPEAQEAEKLATETAGPAQEDAVQGQADDVEDLKETLVKPEAQEPEKLATEPAGPAQEDAVQGQADDVEDLKENLVEPEAQEAEKPATETAGPAQEDAVQGQADDVEDLKETLVEPEAQEAEKPATEPAGPAQEDAVQGQADDVEDLKETLVEPTTQEPEKVATEEQALITETDPVQRFVAEEPVLEGDAVDGLPVFQENFTEPQGEVALTDDLKSMSLEATIEHAKEEFSEAANAVEIKPLDHAVDPAVQNEVVTVKEVKALSEAVQAKVQANRAGPSRSSQHLSGSGTESDSDESVPELEEQDSAQTQQAQLAAAAEIDEEPVSKAKQSRSEKKARKAMSKLGLRQVTGVTRVTIRKSKNILFVITKPDVYKSPASDTYIVFGEAKIEDLSQQAQLAAAEKFKVQGEAASNIQENTQTPTVQEESEEEEVDETGVEVKDIELVMSQANVSRAKAVRALKNNNNDIVNAIMELTM; encoded by the exons ATGCCAGGCGAAGCCACAGAAACTGTCCCAGTGACAGAACAGGAGATGCAGCAGCCCCAAGTGGAGACGG CTCCAGGggtagtgagcacacctgcctgTTCTGAGGCAGCGGCTCCTGAAATTACCAAACCCACTCCAGTGCAGAGTGCTGTTCCTGAGGCCTCTACTGTTATTCTGGAAACCCAGAATAATGCTGAGACTGTAGTGTGTTCTGCAGAGGAAGCAATTCCAACTAAAACAGAGATGGCACAGTCCAATGGTGAAGTGGTGAAACTTGTTGCTGAGGAACAGGCTGTAGCCCAAGCAGCTACTCCCCTTGATAAATTTGTTTCTGTAAGTGAAAACTCCAAAGAAACAGCAGGACTTACCCAAGAAGATGATGTCCAAAGACAAGAAGATGATGTCCAAAGACAAGCAGATGATGTTGAAGACCTGAAAGAAACTTTGGTGGAGCCTGAAGCCCAAGAGGCAGGAAAACCTGCCACTGAAACAGCAGGACCTGCCCAAGAAGATGCTGTCCAAGGACAAGCAGATGATGTTGAAGACCTGAAAGAAACTTTGGTGGAGCCTGAAGCCCAAGAGCCAGAAAAACTTGCCACTGAACCAGCAGGACCTGCCCAAGAAGATGCTGTCCAAGGACAAGCAGATGATGTTGAAGACCTGAAAGAAACTTTGGTGGAGCCTGAAGCCCAAGAGGCAGAAAAACTTGCCACTGAAACAGCAGGACCTGCCCAAGAAGATGCTGTCCAAGGACAAGCAGATGATGTTGAAGACCTGAAAGAAACTTTGGTGAAGCCTGAAGCCCAAGAGCCAGAAAAACTTGCCACTGAACCAGCAGGACCTGCCCAAGAAGATGCTGTCCAAGGACAAGCAGATGATGTTGAAGACCTGAAAGAAAATTTGGTGGAGCCTGAAGCCCAAGAGGCAGAAAAACCTGCCACTGAAACAGCAGGACCTGCCCAAGAAGATGCTGTCCAAGGACAAGCAGATGATGTTGAAGACCTGAAAGAAACTTTGGTGGAGCCTGAAGCCCAAGAGGCAGAAAAACCTGCCACTGAACCAGCAGGACCTGCCCAAGAAGATGCTGTCCAAGGACAAGCAGATGATGTTGAAGACCTGAAAGAAACTTTGGTAGAGCCCACAACTCAAGAGCCAGAAAAAgttgccactgaagagcaggCACTAATTACTGAGACAGACCCAGTGCAGAGATTTGTAGCTGAGGAACCTGTTCTTGAAGGAGACGCAGTAGATGGTCTGCCAGTTTTTCAAGAAAACTTTACTGAACCCCAGGGAGAGGTTGCATTAACTGATGACTTGAAGTCTATGAGTCTGGAGGCCACCATTGAACATGCAAAAGAAGAGTTTAGTGAAGCAGCCAATGCAGTGGAAATAAAGCCTCTTGATCATGCTGTAGATCCAGCTGTTCAGAATGAAGTAGTAACCGTGAAAGAAGTCAAAGCCCTTTCTGAGGCTGTCCAGGCGAAGGTGCAGGCTAATCGTGCTGGCCCTTCTCGCTCCTCTCAGCACCTGTCAG gGTCCGGCACTGAATCCGACAGTGATGAGTCCGTTCCTGAACTGGAGGAGCAGGATTCTGCACAGACACAGCAGGCACAG CTTGCAGCTGCTGCTGAAATCGACGAGGAGCCTGTTAGCAAAGCCAAACAAAGCAGAAGcgaaaagaaagcaagaaag GCAATGTCCAAACTGGGCCTCAGACAAGTGACGGGAGTTACCAGGGTCACAATTCGCAAGTCTAAGAACATTCTGTTTGTCATCACCAAACCAGACGTATACAAAAGTCCCGCTTCAGACACTTACATTGTCTTTGGTGAGGCTAAG ATCGAGGACCTGTCTCAGCAAGCACAGTTGGCTGCTGCCGAGAAGTTCAAGGTCCAGGGAGAAGCAGCTTCAAACATCCAAGAAAACACACAGACGCCCACAGTACAGGAGGAGAGCGAAGAGGAGGAG GTTGATGAGACCGGGGTGGAGGTTAAGGACATTGAGCTCGTCATGTCACAAGCCAATGTGTCACGGGCAAAGGCTGTACGCGCACTGAAGAATAACAACAACGATATTGTCAATGCCATCATG GAATTGACGATGTAG
- the naca gene encoding nascent polypeptide-associated complex subunit alpha isoform X1: MPGEATETVPVTEQEMQQPQVETAPGVVSTPACSEAAAPEITKPTPVQSAVPEASTVILETQNNAETVVCSAEEAIPTKTEMAQSNGEVVKLVAEEQAVAQAATPLDKFVSVSENSKETAGLTQEDDVQRQEDDVQRQADDVEDLKETLVEPEAQEAGKPATETAGPAQEDAVQGQADDVEDLKETLVEPEAQEPEKLATEPAGPAQEDAVQGQADDVEDLKETLVEPEAQEAEKLATETAGPAQEDAVQGQADDVEDLKETLVKPEAQEPEKLATEPAGPAQEDAVQGQADDVEDLKENLVEPEAQEAEKPATETAGPAQEDAVQGQADDVEDLKETLVEPEAQEAEKPATEPAGPAQEDAVQGQADDVEDLKETLVEPTTQEPEKVATEEQALITETDPVQRFVAEEPVLEGDAVDGLPVFQENFTEPQGEVALTDDLKSMSLEATIEHAKEEFSEAANAVEIKPLDHAVDPAVQNEVVTVKEVKALSEAVQAKVQANRAGPSRSSQHLSAMPAVPAAAAPAASQPKAKGSKADSSPQASAPKPVPVGRRKRSSLSASSSSPTSPKSASGPRATPPRSPLASHSADCAGAGKAETTAPKVVKAGKQAKPKKGDAFKLAEPQQVAPASPAPEPVAVPETAKPAASPVATSTSLSPSVENAAPASPKVAVPIPVQVKSAKGASPAPASPKVAVPIPVQVKSAKGASPAPASPKVAVPIPVQVKSAKGASPAPASPKSAAPTPVEAKPMKGASPAPASPKAAAPTPVEAKLARGAPPAPASPKAAAPTPAEVKPAKGAPASPKAAVPTPVEAKPAKGAPPAPTSPKAAAPTPVEAKPAKGAPPAAASPKAAAPTPVEAKPAKGAPPTPASPKVDVPVTVEANQVKGASVAPTAPKVAASAPVEAKPVEGAPAPKSNAAVSPVAFKVASKPNAPAPKSYSEVVACSPPKVPDVPKAVSEAQKVSETPKTVPATVPETVKVAEVPVAPAAASKAKAEAPKKKPEVTPAVVAVPPPQVPPAQDEDDDLPPLIPPEKPLTMPVFQPQPVAAAPPKVAPVITSVAPPAAPTAASKAPTTATKVQPAPAPTAVKTPSKPEPAIKNDKGSGTESDSDESVPELEEQDSAQTQQAQLAAAAEIDEEPVSKAKQSRSEKKARKAMSKLGLRQVTGVTRVTIRKSKNILFVITKPDVYKSPASDTYIVFGEAKIEDLSQQAQLAAAEKFKVQGEAASNIQENTQTPTVQEESEEEEVDETGVEVKDIELVMSQANVSRAKAVRALKNNNNDIVNAIMELTM; encoded by the exons ATGCCAGGCGAAGCCACAGAAACTGTCCCAGTGACAGAACAGGAGATGCAGCAGCCCCAAGTGGAGACGG CTCCAGGggtagtgagcacacctgcctgTTCTGAGGCAGCGGCTCCTGAAATTACCAAACCCACTCCAGTGCAGAGTGCTGTTCCTGAGGCCTCTACTGTTATTCTGGAAACCCAGAATAATGCTGAGACTGTAGTGTGTTCTGCAGAGGAAGCAATTCCAACTAAAACAGAGATGGCACAGTCCAATGGTGAAGTGGTGAAACTTGTTGCTGAGGAACAGGCTGTAGCCCAAGCAGCTACTCCCCTTGATAAATTTGTTTCTGTAAGTGAAAACTCCAAAGAAACAGCAGGACTTACCCAAGAAGATGATGTCCAAAGACAAGAAGATGATGTCCAAAGACAAGCAGATGATGTTGAAGACCTGAAAGAAACTTTGGTGGAGCCTGAAGCCCAAGAGGCAGGAAAACCTGCCACTGAAACAGCAGGACCTGCCCAAGAAGATGCTGTCCAAGGACAAGCAGATGATGTTGAAGACCTGAAAGAAACTTTGGTGGAGCCTGAAGCCCAAGAGCCAGAAAAACTTGCCACTGAACCAGCAGGACCTGCCCAAGAAGATGCTGTCCAAGGACAAGCAGATGATGTTGAAGACCTGAAAGAAACTTTGGTGGAGCCTGAAGCCCAAGAGGCAGAAAAACTTGCCACTGAAACAGCAGGACCTGCCCAAGAAGATGCTGTCCAAGGACAAGCAGATGATGTTGAAGACCTGAAAGAAACTTTGGTGAAGCCTGAAGCCCAAGAGCCAGAAAAACTTGCCACTGAACCAGCAGGACCTGCCCAAGAAGATGCTGTCCAAGGACAAGCAGATGATGTTGAAGACCTGAAAGAAAATTTGGTGGAGCCTGAAGCCCAAGAGGCAGAAAAACCTGCCACTGAAACAGCAGGACCTGCCCAAGAAGATGCTGTCCAAGGACAAGCAGATGATGTTGAAGACCTGAAAGAAACTTTGGTGGAGCCTGAAGCCCAAGAGGCAGAAAAACCTGCCACTGAACCAGCAGGACCTGCCCAAGAAGATGCTGTCCAAGGACAAGCAGATGATGTTGAAGACCTGAAAGAAACTTTGGTAGAGCCCACAACTCAAGAGCCAGAAAAAgttgccactgaagagcaggCACTAATTACTGAGACAGACCCAGTGCAGAGATTTGTAGCTGAGGAACCTGTTCTTGAAGGAGACGCAGTAGATGGTCTGCCAGTTTTTCAAGAAAACTTTACTGAACCCCAGGGAGAGGTTGCATTAACTGATGACTTGAAGTCTATGAGTCTGGAGGCCACCATTGAACATGCAAAAGAAGAGTTTAGTGAAGCAGCCAATGCAGTGGAAATAAAGCCTCTTGATCATGCTGTAGATCCAGCTGTTCAGAATGAAGTAGTAACCGTGAAAGAAGTCAAAGCCCTTTCTGAGGCTGTCCAGGCGAAGGTGCAGGCTAATCGTGCTGGCCCTTCTCGCTCCTCTCAGCACCTGTCAG CTATGCCAGCTGTCCCTGCTGCTGCAGCACCTGCTGCCTCCCAGCCAAAGGCTAAAGGGTCTAAGGCTGACTCCTCTCCGCAAGCTTCTGCACCTAAACCTGTGCCTGTGGGCAGAAGGAAGCGTTCCTCCCTCTCagcctcttcctcttcccccaCATCCCCAAAATCAGCTTCTGGTCCTAGAGCCACCCCACCACGTTCCCCACTTGCATCTCATTCGGCTGACTGTGCTGGTGCAGGAAaagctgagacaactgctcctAAGGTTGTAAAGGCTGGTAAACAGGCAAAACCCAAGAAAGGAGATGCTTTTAAACTTGCTGAACCTCAGCAGGTAGCCCCAGCTTCCCCTGCTCCTGAGCCTGTTGCTGTTCCAGAGACGGCTAAACCTGCTGCTAGTCCAGTGGCCACTTCAACTTCACTTTCTCCATCAGTGGAGAATGCAGCCCCTGCCTCCCCTAAAGTTGCTGTTCCAATTCCAGTACAGGTCAAGTCAGCAAAAGGTGCATCACCTGCCCCTGCCTCCCCTAAAGTTGCTGTTCCAATTCCAGTACAGGTCAAGTCAGCAAAAGGTGCATCACCTGCCCCTGCCTCCCCTAAAGTTGCTGTTCCAATTCCAGTACAGGTCAAGTCAGCAAAAGGTGCATCACCTGCCCCTGCCTCCCCTAAATCTGCTGCTCCAACTCCAGTAGAGGCAAAGCCAATGAAAGGTGCATCACCAGCCCCTGCCTCCCCTAAAGCTGCTGCTCCTACCCCAGTAGAGGCGAAGCTTGCAAGAGGTGCCCCACCTGCCCCTGCCTCCCCTAAAGCTGCTGCTCCAACCCCAGCAGAGGTGAAGCCAGCAAAAGGTGCACCTGCCTCCCCTAAAGCTGCTGTTCCAACCCCAGTAGAGGCAAAGCCAGCAAAAGGTGCCCCACCTGCCCCTACCTCCCCTAAAGCTGCTGCTCCAACCCCAGTAGAGGCAAAGCCAGCAAAAGGTGCCCCACCTGCTGCTGCCTCCCCTAAAGCTGCTGCTCCAACCCCAGTAGAGGCAAAGCCAGCAAAAGGTGCCCCACCTACCCCTGCGTCCCCTAAAGTTGATGTCCCAGTTACAGTGGAGGCAAATCAAGTGAAGGGTGCATCAGTTGCTCCAACCGCCCCAAAGGTTGCTGCCTCAGCTCCAGTGGAAGCAAAGCCAGTGGAAGGTGCTCCTGCCCCCAAATCTAATGCTGCTGTGTCCCCTGTAGCTTTTAAAGTAGCTTCTAAACCTAATGCCCCAGCACCAAAATCATATTCAGAAGTTGTGGCTTGTAGTCCTCCGAAGGTACCAGATGTACCAAAGGCAGTCTCTGAGGCTCAAAAGGTGTCTGAAACCCCCAAAACAGTCCCAGCAACTGTTCCAGAAACCGTGAAGGTTGCTGAAGTGCCTGTAGCCCCTGCTGCTGCTTCTAAGGCTAAGGCAGAGGCTCCCAAAAAGAAACCAGAGGTGACTCCTGCTGTTGTAGCAGTACCACCTCCTCAGGTCCCTCCAGCTCAAGACGAGGATGATGACCTGCCGCCACTCATTCCGCCTGAGAAACCTTTAACAATGCCTGTTTTCCAACCACAACCTGTGGCAGCAGCTCCACCTAAAGTAGCCCCTGTAATTACCTCTGTTGCACCCCCAGCTGCCCCCACTGCAGCCTCAAAAGCCCCCACTACGGCCACTAAAGTTCAGCCTGCCCCTGCCCCTACAGCAGTCAAAACCCCATCCAAACCGGAACCAGCTATCAAGAACGACAAGg gGTCCGGCACTGAATCCGACAGTGATGAGTCCGTTCCTGAACTGGAGGAGCAGGATTCTGCACAGACACAGCAGGCACAG CTTGCAGCTGCTGCTGAAATCGACGAGGAGCCTGTTAGCAAAGCCAAACAAAGCAGAAGcgaaaagaaagcaagaaag GCAATGTCCAAACTGGGCCTCAGACAAGTGACGGGAGTTACCAGGGTCACAATTCGCAAGTCTAAGAACATTCTGTTTGTCATCACCAAACCAGACGTATACAAAAGTCCCGCTTCAGACACTTACATTGTCTTTGGTGAGGCTAAG ATCGAGGACCTGTCTCAGCAAGCACAGTTGGCTGCTGCCGAGAAGTTCAAGGTCCAGGGAGAAGCAGCTTCAAACATCCAAGAAAACACACAGACGCCCACAGTACAGGAGGAGAGCGAAGAGGAGGAG GTTGATGAGACCGGGGTGGAGGTTAAGGACATTGAGCTCGTCATGTCACAAGCCAATGTGTCACGGGCAAAGGCTGTACGCGCACTGAAGAATAACAACAACGATATTGTCAATGCCATCATG GAATTGACGATGTAG